Below is a genomic region from Sorghum bicolor cultivar BTx623 chromosome 9, Sorghum_bicolor_NCBIv3, whole genome shotgun sequence.
AAGAACTTTACTTCTTgaattctttttcttttcttttgtagtAGTTCTTTTGGCCGGCCGGATCTTGTTGATCCTCGGCCCGGCAACTGCGGTGCCGGTGCGCGCGTCAATCGAGTGGGTAGCATGTTTCCTCACCTCCGGTGTTCCAGAGGAAGTGCGCGTAGGCCGCGGCGTGGTGAGCGTTCCCGGGGTCGGCCGCGATGGCCTCCTGGTAGGTGTCCTCCGCGCCGGCGAGGTCGTTCCGTGCCTTCCACAGAAACGTAGCGTACCAGCTCAGCGCCTCCGAGTCCGCCGGCTCAGCGCGCACAGCTCTCTCGAAGTAGTGCTCCGCCCTGCAAAGAGATGAGGTATTGATGAATAACTGCGGCTGCGTTGCCAATTCGTCGAACAGTTTGTGGGCGTGGACGAAGGGACCTACCGGTCGTGGTCGTTCTGCACGAGGTAGAGGAACTGCGCGAAGTTGGCGAGGATGAGCGAATTGTTGGGCTCAGCGGCGACGGCCTGCTCGTACCTCTGCTGCGTCAGCGTGTGCTCGGCGTGGTCCTCAGTCTCCAGCTCCGCCTCCACCGGCGCGACGAGGCTTCTCAGCACGTCCGAGTCGCTCAGCTCCTCGGCGCGCGCGCTGGCCTGCATCTTGGAGGCCTCCGCGAGCATCATTTCCCAAATGGCCTGCTCGTCCGCGTTCGCAGCGTCTTGGGCGGCGACCTCAGCCCCAGGGGGCGCCGACGACGGCTGCTGCGGCGCCACACGGCTTAGCCGATACAAGGACTCGTCCGACCGGCCGTCACCGGTGGCGCCCGCGACAGGCGGCGCCttgccgccaccgccgctgTTCCCACCGACCGAGGCCGTCCGGCCGACGGAGAACGTCTTCACCGAAGCCGCCGCGTCGAACCGCGGCGGTCGTGACGGCTCGGCGCGCTGGGTGTTGACCAGGGCGACAGCAGGCGGAGTGGGCGGGATGGTGGCGGCCGCAGCGGCGACGCTGTGGCCCATCGATTGGACGGTGAAGTTGGCGAGGAGGAGCATGAGGGAGACCATGAGCGCCGGCGTGCCCGCGAAGATGTGCTGGAAGAGCCAGACGAAGGAGGCGTGCATCTCGCCCTGCACGCGCGCCAGGACGCCCTGCAGGTCGTCGCAGAGCAGCGCGTCGCGCATCTGCTGCAGCGCGAAGCTCTGCAGCTCCCGCACAATGAGCACCATGGAGGAGAAGGCACGGCCCACCGACTCGCCGGCGGAGCCCATGCCCAGCAGCTCCTCGTCCCAGCGCGAATGCCGCGCCGCCaccacctgctgctgctgctgctttttCCGCTTCAGCATCCGCAGCGACAGCGGCAGCCCGACGTTGCTCGCGCTGCGCTCCACGCTCGCGGGCCACCCGCCGCAACCCGCCGCGCCCGCCGGCTGCACCCCGACCGCCGCCGCGAGCTCCTCGATCCTCTTCATGAACTCCGCGTCCCCGCCACCCATCCCATCCAAACTCGCGCTCAGCGCGCACCTCGCTGGCGTCCGAGCCAGGCGCGGCCGCCGCACCATCACACCGGTTCCCCAGTTTAGGGGTGAGCGGGATCTCGCGAGCCCGGcgcatccgccgccgccgccgccgcctccgaggAAAGCGGGCAACGGCCGGGAGGAGGTCGAGGGCGAcgacgaggcggaggaggagcgcgCGCACGGCGACGGTGCCACGGCGGCCACCTGGAAGCCCATGACCTTGTTCCGCTGCGGTGTCGGAAGAGGCCTCGAGCGCCCCCGGCTGGCGGACTGGCCTTTTGGTTGGGCCACCACCGCACGGGGGAGGTGTGGAAATAGCCGCACTGCCGCAGGAGGAGGCCGGCCAAATGCGAGGAAAAGAAGGGAAAGCGTTGGGGCGCTTTTAATTGAGGATCCGGATGGGCGTGCTGGTCTCCCCACGCTGCTCGTGAACCGGCCGACTTGTGTGGTGACAGTGCGTGCGAGGTCAGTTAAATCGCAGACGTGTTGTAAACCCAACCAAAAGTCTTTATACCATAAGTCACAAAAAAGTCTTTACACCAATATTATAAAATTAGGATTGTTGTTGATCTAAATTGTTTTTTATTTGTGGTACAAGTAGAACATGCTCCGTTGGAATATAAAATTGGTATTGCCATAACAAGTGGTActtttgatatttttttattttaacattgtttggaataaaatgtaaTATCTGTACTCTAACTCCAAGAGTTTCTTTACATTGTTTTGTGTTTACATATAGGAATAGAGATTTTAGATGGGGACATTAGTATTTCTTTTACTTATTAGTTGATATTGTAATTAATGGCTATACCAAACCATCATAGGTTTTTTTTGGATCAAAGGCTTTAGCCCACTTTTATTAGAAAAGCGTAATGCTGAAATCTCGATCTGAGACGAGGGAAATCAGTTTTGCTTAAATTTATCGGTACTACTTTTTAGctttatatttttctctcataataataaATCAACATCAACATAATCAGCAATCTTTTTTTAGCCAGCCAAACAAATCAACATCAACATCTTCTAAATGCACCTAGACGACAACAAACATAGAGCTCTAATGACTAGCAGATCCAGACTTCTCACTCACTCAACCAAACTTCAACCTAAATAAAGGATAACCATAGTAGGTTTTGCGCAAGGACTATCCTTATAATTTGGAGGGTACTACAAAGTGTCATTAAGTGTGTATTCCTTTTAAATTCCTAGTAGTGTGTACATAAGGTGAAAAATAGACTATGTGTACCACTAGTGCCAAATTTACTAatcatttaatatttttttataacaaaTTAGTAAATAGTACTTTTAGCTATAATTTTtcagctcaaattattttaaaaaCCTAGGGATcttgaaagtaaaggctaaagaCCCCAATGACAGCGAGATCACTACTTACCGTGTGATTGGCAGCTAAACGCCGTGGCACGAGCTCGTGCATCGCGCGCGCCCCACTACAGCACCATGGCCCCACCCGCCCAAAAGCAGCAAAGCTTTTTTTGATTTGGAAAGCAGCAAAGCTGGTGACACTACTGACGCCTGACGCGACGCGAGGCGCATGAGAAAAATATCGCGGGCCGGACGCGAACACGAACGCGAACGGACGGCTGCGCGAGGGCACAAGATCGGGCGCGACGCGGCACCAGAATCCAACCTGGGGT
It encodes:
- the LOC8061745 gene encoding uncharacterized protein LOC8061745, with the translated sequence MGFQVAAVAPSPCARSSSASSSPSTSSRPLPAFLGGGGGGGGCAGLARSRSPLNWGTGVMVRRPRLARTPARCALSASLDGMGGGDAEFMKRIEELAAAVGVQPAGAAGCGGWPASVERSASNVGLPLSLRMLKRKKQQQQQVVAARHSRWDEELLGMGSAGESVGRAFSSMVLIVRELQSFALQQMRDALLCDDLQGVLARVQGEMHASFVWLFQHIFAGTPALMVSLMLLLANFTVQSMGHSVAAAAATIPPTPPAVALVNTQRAEPSRPPRFDAAASVKTFSVGRTASVGGNSGGGGKAPPVAGATGDGRSDESLYRLSRVAPQQPSSAPPGAEVAAQDAANADEQAIWEMMLAEASKMQASARAEELSDSDVLRSLVAPVEAELETEDHAEHTLTQQRYEQAVAAEPNNSLILANFAQFLYLVQNDHDRAEHYFERAVRAEPADSEALSWYATFLWKARNDLAGAEDTYQEAIAADPGNAHHAAAYAHFLWNTGACTGAAATRRDA